A stretch of Cryomorphaceae bacterium 1068 DNA encodes these proteins:
- a CDS encoding T9SS type A sorting domain-containing protein — protein sequence MPSHILRVLFISFFLSVYSIAEGQFVVKATNDITVLREGGSTFLNPWTGGLNAIQLSKLDADFDGDEDDIFLFDRAGNRTIILIGEDSDGEQTYLYDPFFRTSFPNMRNFSLLRDFDCDGRKDIFTYSLLGGAMAIHRNTSSSQNLSWELTSEAVLSFYDFGSTSYTTNIYTSSQDIPAIFDYDNDGDLDIMSFNVGGTFIELHLNSSVDNSGECGLEYYLANRCYGGFIEGENSNDIVLDPEEVSNECTFNVVDPRTGGLRHIGSTILALDGNDDGLYDLVLGDVGFENLVYLENSSQGEEPDQILDFDPNFPSNMGGDAVSIDNFPAAFYEDVDGDDVSDLIVGVNTSAGAATYESVQLYLNSGSESAPSFSFVTNSFLQNEMLDWGSNASPSVVDYNGDGLMDLVIGCTSYQAGDEPNQPRLILLENTGTPTEPAFQVIDQNWLELSTTFSSSNPSPAFGDFDNDGDQDLVVGFTNGSLHYFEKENGWNYIGLIPTTDGINGVGNSATPSISDINNDGKLDLVAGEEEGNLNYFRNSGDSNGPLFTLDNDQLGGINTTVTPPYFEGQSAPFFFEFEGMKYVAIGSKSGEVFQYQVGSESEEWIQVEEGFDIYSSFNASPSGLSTKPVVINLNNDEIPEVITGLVTGGLEYFAGEGFLSTNFKESQKSLDFKIFPNPSEGQFRIEFDSKQGQFQKLIISGIDGRTVLQSTTNRESFDISRLVPGTYIVTIELSSGLASEILIKK from the coding sequence ATGCCCTCACATATCTTACGAGTACTCTTCATTTCTTTTTTTCTCTCAGTTTATTCAATTGCCGAAGGACAGTTTGTTGTGAAGGCAACGAATGATATTACGGTATTGCGTGAAGGAGGTTCTACTTTTTTGAATCCATGGACAGGAGGACTCAATGCCATTCAACTTTCAAAGCTGGATGCGGACTTTGATGGCGATGAAGACGATATCTTTTTGTTTGACCGCGCAGGGAATCGCACGATAATTCTAATTGGTGAAGACTCTGATGGCGAACAGACCTATTTATATGACCCTTTTTTCAGAACGTCTTTTCCGAATATGAGGAACTTCTCATTGCTGAGGGACTTCGATTGCGATGGACGCAAAGACATTTTTACATATAGTCTTTTAGGTGGTGCGATGGCCATCCACAGAAATACGAGTAGCAGCCAAAATCTAAGTTGGGAACTAACTTCCGAAGCAGTCTTGAGTTTTTACGATTTCGGCTCTACTTCTTACACAACCAATATATATACCTCTTCTCAGGATATTCCCGCGATTTTCGATTACGACAACGATGGCGACTTGGATATTATGAGCTTTAACGTTGGCGGCACTTTTATTGAATTGCATTTAAACTCGTCGGTCGACAATTCGGGCGAGTGCGGTTTAGAGTATTACTTAGCAAATCGATGCTATGGAGGTTTTATCGAAGGTGAGAACAGCAACGATATTGTTCTAGACCCTGAGGAGGTGTCGAACGAGTGCACCTTTAATGTAGTCGATCCGAGAACAGGAGGACTGAGACATATCGGCTCCACTATACTTGCACTGGATGGAAATGATGACGGCCTATACGACCTCGTTTTGGGCGATGTCGGTTTCGAAAACTTGGTCTACTTGGAAAACAGCAGCCAAGGGGAAGAACCTGATCAGATTTTAGATTTTGATCCTAACTTCCCTTCCAATATGGGAGGAGATGCCGTGAGCATCGATAATTTTCCTGCGGCTTTTTACGAAGATGTTGATGGAGATGATGTTTCGGATTTGATCGTCGGTGTCAACACTTCTGCAGGTGCCGCTACATATGAATCAGTTCAGCTATACCTCAACTCAGGAAGTGAAAGCGCACCTAGCTTTTCTTTCGTCACAAACTCTTTTCTTCAAAACGAAATGTTGGATTGGGGGAGTAACGCATCCCCCTCCGTGGTAGATTACAACGGAGATGGTCTTATGGATTTGGTAATCGGCTGTACCAGCTACCAAGCGGGGGATGAACCAAATCAACCTAGACTGATACTACTTGAAAACACAGGCACGCCGACTGAGCCCGCATTTCAGGTGATCGACCAGAACTGGCTGGAATTATCTACTACATTTTCCAGCAGCAATCCTTCACCGGCTTTTGGCGACTTCGATAACGACGGCGACCAAGACTTGGTGGTGGGCTTTACCAATGGCAGCTTACACTACTTTGAAAAAGAAAACGGTTGGAATTACATAGGGCTTATCCCTACCACCGACGGGATCAATGGCGTTGGTAACTCAGCCACTCCGAGCATAAGTGATATTAATAATGATGGGAAACTGGATTTAGTAGCAGGTGAAGAAGAAGGTAACCTCAACTACTTTAGAAACTCGGGTGATTCGAACGGCCCCCTATTCACTTTAGACAATGACCAGCTAGGAGGAATCAATACTACTGTCACCCCTCCTTATTTTGAAGGCCAAAGCGCTCCTTTCTTTTTTGAGTTTGAGGGAATGAAATATGTAGCTATCGGCTCTAAGTCGGGCGAAGTATTCCAGTACCAAGTAGGCAGTGAAAGCGAAGAATGGATACAAGTTGAGGAAGGTTTTGATATCTACAGCTCCTTTAACGCTTCTCCTTCCGGATTGAGCACAAAACCCGTTGTTATTAATTTGAATAATGACGAAATACCTGAAGTGATTACAGGGCTTGTAACAGGAGGACTTGAATACTTTGCAGGAGAAGGTTTTTTAAGCACCAATTTCAAAGAAAGTCAAAAGAGCCTCGATTTCAAAATATTCCCCAATCCATCAGAAGGTCAGTTTAGGATAGAGTTTGACAGTAAGCAAGGGCAATTTCAAAAACTCATTATCTCAGGCATCGATGGTAGAACTGTTCTACAAAGCACGACGAACAGGGAGTCTTTTGATATCAGCAGATTGGTTCCAGGCACCTATATTGTAACCATAGAATTGAGCTCAGGCTTGGCCTCTGAAATATTGATTAAAAAATAA
- the secDF gene encoding protein translocase subunit SecDF has protein sequence MQNKGAIWLFTILLTIACLYQISFSFVTSAFEKKAEEYAVIKVDSVRDAQNGELDLLEETLLQDDFKSEFLSKNSNEEIYPVFGYTYQESKEKQINLGLDLAGGMSVTLEVSIPDLIINLSNNIKNEDLLKAVQSAKEKQKDSQDDFVTLFGESWEEMYPDQQMATVFHSRDNKDRFPREASNEEILEILTEEAQVAINNTEKIIRTRIDKFGVTSPTIQKQQFSGRILVELPGVSDKERVRKQLKSTANLEFWNTFESGEVLGFLDQANSALSEKYYPEFSLEDETAGEDTVSTSIEDAGATVTDSSDVTTEDDLLGLSDGDSTDASSDEPLEELSDAERLKAIPLFSKLSPAFDPQTGQAMTGPVVGFAQVSDTAEVNKMLSEPEVQELLPRDLRLLWASEPSVRFNNLMRLYAIKADTRDGKAPLDGSVIVDASQQYDLGGNVEVEMVMNSQGARTWKEITAEAASQQPKRSVAVVLDDYVFTAPVVQGEIPTGRSSISIGAGTRNEQIQEALDLANLLKAGALPAPANIVDESIVGPSLGQENINDGLKSFIIALVCVLFYMFFYYKGAGLVSDIALVANLFFLIGALASIQAALTLPGIAGIVLTIGMAVDANVLIYERIREELRHGKGTKAAVKEGYQKAYSAIIDANLTTLLTAIVLVSLGTGPIKGFATVLIIGIFTSLFSAIFITRLIFDSRLTNSKPVSFFMEWSKSILVNANIQFISKRKISYTISLILIGIGVVSMMTRGLNLGVDFTGGRTYTVRFDQTEDLDGVRNTLAASFVNADGNQMQPEVKTYGAANQVKITTKFLVDDDSRDADQRVEDALNSGLAELGTGYSIEESRKVDPSISDDFQTSSTSAVIFSLIIIFAYIVFRFKKWQYGVGAITAMFHDVFVVLGIFSLFHGWLPFSLEIDQAFIAAILTVVGYSINDTVIVFDRIREYMTDHRKENMSSVVNKALNGTLSRTLNTSMTTFVVLLIIFIFGGESIRGFIFALMLGVLVGTYSSLYIASPIVVDLTDKTGTSLEEKKEEKVVQTA, from the coding sequence ATGCAAAATAAAGGCGCTATCTGGCTGTTTACTATATTGTTAACAATAGCCTGCCTCTACCAGATTTCGTTCTCATTCGTTACCTCAGCTTTTGAAAAAAAGGCTGAAGAGTATGCCGTAATCAAAGTTGATTCGGTTAGAGACGCTCAAAATGGAGAACTGGATCTTCTCGAAGAGACTTTACTTCAAGATGATTTTAAGTCAGAGTTTCTCAGTAAAAACTCTAATGAGGAGATCTATCCCGTGTTTGGATACACTTACCAAGAGTCCAAAGAAAAGCAGATCAATTTAGGTCTGGATTTGGCCGGTGGTATGAGTGTTACTCTTGAGGTTTCTATTCCTGATCTCATTATTAATCTCAGCAACAACATTAAAAATGAAGATCTACTTAAAGCCGTTCAGTCGGCCAAAGAAAAGCAGAAAGATTCTCAAGATGATTTTGTGACTCTATTTGGCGAATCTTGGGAAGAGATGTATCCTGACCAGCAAATGGCGACTGTTTTCCATAGTAGAGATAACAAAGACCGTTTTCCAAGAGAAGCTTCTAATGAAGAAATTCTTGAGATTCTTACAGAAGAAGCTCAAGTCGCCATCAACAACACGGAGAAGATTATCAGAACGCGTATCGACAAATTCGGTGTGACTTCACCTACCATTCAGAAACAACAGTTTTCCGGAAGAATTTTGGTGGAGCTTCCTGGCGTTAGCGATAAAGAACGCGTAAGAAAGCAACTCAAAAGTACTGCTAACCTTGAGTTTTGGAATACTTTCGAAAGTGGAGAAGTTCTTGGTTTCTTGGATCAAGCAAACTCTGCGCTAAGTGAGAAGTATTACCCTGAATTTAGTTTGGAGGATGAGACTGCAGGCGAAGACACTGTTTCGACATCTATTGAAGATGCAGGTGCCACGGTGACCGATTCATCTGATGTGACTACTGAAGATGACCTATTGGGACTTTCTGATGGCGACTCTACTGATGCGTCTTCTGATGAGCCACTCGAAGAATTGAGTGATGCAGAGCGTTTGAAGGCAATTCCATTATTCTCAAAACTGAGTCCTGCGTTCGATCCACAAACTGGTCAAGCTATGACGGGTCCTGTTGTTGGTTTTGCTCAGGTTTCTGATACAGCTGAGGTGAACAAAATGCTCAGCGAGCCTGAGGTTCAAGAATTACTTCCTCGTGATTTGCGATTGCTCTGGGCTTCTGAGCCATCGGTTAGATTTAACAACCTCATGCGTCTATATGCGATCAAAGCTGATACACGTGATGGTAAAGCACCTCTTGATGGGTCAGTAATCGTTGATGCTTCGCAGCAATATGACCTTGGTGGAAATGTTGAAGTCGAAATGGTGATGAATAGCCAAGGTGCTCGCACCTGGAAAGAAATCACTGCTGAAGCGGCTTCTCAACAGCCAAAAAGAAGTGTTGCAGTTGTTCTTGATGACTACGTATTTACAGCACCTGTTGTACAGGGTGAGATTCCTACCGGACGTTCATCTATCAGTATTGGTGCAGGGACAAGAAATGAGCAGATTCAAGAAGCGCTTGACTTGGCAAACTTGCTAAAAGCCGGAGCTCTTCCAGCTCCTGCCAATATTGTTGATGAGAGTATCGTAGGCCCTTCATTGGGTCAAGAAAATATCAATGACGGATTGAAGTCATTTATCATCGCATTGGTTTGTGTTTTGTTTTACATGTTCTTCTATTACAAAGGAGCAGGACTTGTATCTGATATTGCACTCGTAGCGAATCTGTTCTTCCTGATTGGAGCACTTGCTTCTATCCAAGCAGCACTTACCCTTCCGGGTATCGCAGGTATTGTCCTTACCATAGGTATGGCGGTAGATGCCAACGTGCTGATTTACGAGCGTATTCGGGAAGAATTGCGACATGGCAAAGGGACTAAGGCGGCTGTAAAGGAAGGTTACCAAAAGGCCTATTCGGCTATCATTGATGCTAACTTGACGACCTTACTTACTGCGATTGTTCTTGTTTCATTGGGTACAGGGCCAATTAAAGGATTCGCCACTGTATTGATCATCGGTATTTTTACTTCACTTTTCTCAGCGATCTTCATTACTCGATTAATCTTTGACAGTCGTTTGACGAATTCAAAGCCGGTGAGTTTCTTTATGGAGTGGTCAAAGAGTATTTTGGTCAATGCCAATATTCAGTTCATTAGCAAAAGGAAGATTTCATATACCATTTCATTGATCCTAATAGGTATCGGTGTTGTGAGTATGATGACACGAGGTCTAAACCTTGGTGTAGACTTTACGGGAGGTAGAACCTACACCGTTCGTTTCGATCAAACTGAAGACCTTGATGGGGTGCGTAATACCTTGGCGGCTTCATTTGTAAATGCTGATGGAAACCAAATGCAACCCGAAGTAAAAACATACGGGGCAGCAAATCAAGTTAAGATCACAACCAAGTTTTTGGTAGACGATGACAGTCGAGATGCTGACCAAAGAGTAGAGGATGCCCTTAATTCAGGTCTTGCCGAATTGGGCACAGGTTATTCGATTGAAGAATCGAGAAAAGTAGATCCATCTATTTCCGATGACTTCCAAACTTCTTCAACGTCAGCGGTAATTTTCTCACTGATCATCATCTTTGCCTATATCGTTTTCCGATTTAAGAAGTGGCAATATGGTGTTGGTGCAATTACTGCGATGTTCCACGATGTATTTGTCGTGCTGGGGATATTCTCCCTGTTTCACGGATGGCTTCCATTTTCCCTGGAAATTGATCAAGCATTTATTGCTGCAATACTCACCGTGGTAGGTTACTCTATTAACGATACGGTAATCGTCTTTGACCGGATCAGGGAATACATGACTGACCACAGAAAAGAGAACATGTCAAGTGTTGTAAACAAAGCCTTGAACGGTACTCTTTCCAGAACACTTAATACGTCTATGACGACTTTCGTGGTGCTCTTGATCATCTTCATCTTCGGTGGAGAGTCAATCCGAGGATTTATATTCGCCTTAATGCTTGGTGTACTTGTGGGAACATACTCTTCATTGTACATCGCCTCACCTATAGTTGTTGATCTTACAGATAAGACAGGGACTTCACTAGAAGAGAAGAAAGAAGAAAAAGTAGTTCAGACCGCTTAA
- a CDS encoding twin-arginine translocase TatA/TatE family subunit — protein sequence MNLLSVLLIGISGGEIIVVFLFILIFFGADKIPGFARTMGRTIRQVKDATGDIQRDIQNSVKDVKDEAKKAESSVRGTLDQMHKDDKKD from the coding sequence ATGAATCTGCTCAGTGTTTTATTAATTGGAATTAGCGGGGGAGAAATTATTGTGGTCTTCCTTTTTATCCTGATTTTCTTTGGGGCTGATAAGATTCCCGGTTTTGCGCGTACGATGGGTCGAACCATCCGGCAGGTGAAAGATGCAACGGGAGATATCCAACGCGATATTCAGAATTCCGTTAAGGACGTCAAGGATGAAGCGAAGAAAGCTGAATCTTCTGTTCGTGGCACGTTGGATCAAATGCACAAAGACGATAAAAAGGATTAA
- a CDS encoding calcium/sodium antiporter, giving the protein MEFVQIVAGLILLVLGGDYLVKGASGVALKMDIPPMLVGMTVVALGTSSPELVVSLKAALDGKPDISVGNVVGSNIANVALILGVTTLIFPLAIQKRALKVDWLVMMVASIIFYLFALDGGFSRFEGGLFVSLLAIFIGVSFYQARKNKSKTPDVADIPKTDKGKKWWLLFLFVAIGTAGLIIGAQWFLSGAESVARNLGVSDRVIAITLVAFGTSVPELAASVVAAFKKEQDISLGNIVGSNLFNLFAILGITSIVSPVRVAPEILSNDIFWMLGTSFAILPLALFRNRLGRIDGLIFITTYFVFVYILLVAP; this is encoded by the coding sequence ATGGAATTTGTCCAAATAGTTGCGGGCCTGATACTATTGGTTCTGGGTGGTGATTATTTAGTAAAAGGAGCTTCGGGTGTTGCCCTCAAAATGGATATTCCGCCTATGTTGGTTGGAATGACAGTAGTTGCTCTTGGTACTTCTTCTCCTGAACTCGTTGTTAGTTTGAAAGCTGCTTTGGATGGAAAGCCGGATATTTCTGTAGGTAATGTAGTAGGATCCAATATTGCCAATGTTGCACTTATCCTTGGAGTTACTACTCTCATTTTTCCATTAGCAATCCAAAAGCGTGCGCTCAAAGTAGATTGGCTCGTCATGATGGTAGCCAGCATTATTTTCTATCTCTTCGCGCTTGACGGCGGTTTTTCTCGATTTGAAGGGGGGCTGTTCGTCTCATTGCTCGCTATTTTTATTGGAGTAAGTTTTTATCAGGCCAGAAAGAATAAATCCAAAACGCCCGACGTAGCCGACATCCCAAAAACCGATAAGGGTAAAAAATGGTGGCTGCTTTTTTTGTTTGTCGCAATAGGGACGGCAGGCCTGATTATCGGTGCGCAATGGTTTTTGTCAGGAGCTGAATCGGTAGCCAGAAATCTCGGGGTGTCTGATAGAGTTATTGCCATAACGTTGGTGGCTTTCGGTACGAGTGTTCCTGAGCTTGCCGCTTCTGTCGTGGCAGCTTTCAAAAAGGAGCAGGATATTTCTTTGGGAAATATTGTTGGTTCAAATCTTTTCAACCTTTTTGCTATTCTCGGGATCACCTCCATAGTTAGCCCTGTCAGAGTTGCTCCTGAGATCTTGTCAAATGATATTTTTTGGATGTTGGGAACATCTTTTGCCATTTTACCACTTGCCTTATTTAGAAATAGACTTGGTAGAATTGATGGGCTGATTTTCATCACGACGTACTTCGTTTTTGTCTATATACTTTTGGTGGCCCCTTAA
- a CDS encoding glutamine synthetase III → MATFRFKALEDVLDRKVLTHQAPSSKISDYFGKHVFTANRMREHLTGQGMKDLTHAMETGSRITRSLADQVALAMKDWALANGATHYTHWFQPLTGSTAEKHDSFFTPLDNGLSMERFSGSNLVQQEPDASSFPNGGIRNTFEARGYTAWDPSSPAFIIGKTLCVPTIFIAYTGEALDNKMPLLKSVHAIDKAAVRVCKYFDKNVNRVTTTLGWEQEYFLIDSALYNARPDIQFTGRALFGHNPAKGQQLDDHYFGTIPERVHAFMRDFEMESHLLGIPVTTRHNEVAPNQFEAAPMFEEVNLSNDHNLLFMDILEKVARKHNFRVLLHEKPFAGLNGSGKHNNWSLATDTGVNLLAPGKNPKSNMQFLTFFINTIKAIADNADVLRATIATAGNEHRLGANEAPPAIISVFIGSQLTRLLDDLEKSIKAGKMTPDDKTQLKLNIGKIPEILLDNTDRNRTSPFAFTGNKFEFRAVGSTANCGVPMTGLNAIVAKQLDLFANDVDAAIKEGVKKDEAILKELQKLITASKKIRFEGNGYGEEWAKEAKKRGLANIKDAPRALMTLQSKKVKDLYKELDILTERELDARVEIELEKYQMQIQIESRMCGEIANNYILPAALRYQKMLTDNVKGIMDVLPKAAATKSAKVQLGLIEEISERVEVIKTSIDEMIEERKKANAITDAEKKAIAYADKVKPFMDIIKYQVDKLELIVDDEMWPLPKLREILFTR, encoded by the coding sequence ATGGCAACTTTCAGATTTAAAGCATTAGAAGATGTATTGGACAGAAAAGTCCTGACACATCAAGCACCATCAAGTAAGATTTCCGACTACTTCGGTAAGCACGTTTTCACTGCTAATCGAATGCGAGAGCATTTGACAGGGCAGGGAATGAAAGATTTGACACATGCCATGGAGACAGGTTCGCGCATTACGAGGAGCCTTGCCGATCAAGTCGCTCTTGCAATGAAAGATTGGGCTTTGGCCAATGGCGCTACCCATTACACACACTGGTTTCAGCCGTTGACAGGATCTACTGCTGAAAAGCATGACTCATTCTTTACTCCTTTGGATAATGGACTTTCCATGGAACGCTTCTCAGGTTCTAACTTGGTGCAACAAGAACCTGATGCTTCCTCATTTCCAAACGGAGGTATCCGAAATACTTTTGAAGCTCGCGGTTACACTGCGTGGGATCCTTCTTCTCCTGCATTCATTATCGGGAAGACACTCTGCGTTCCGACCATCTTTATAGCCTACACAGGGGAGGCGCTTGATAATAAAATGCCGCTTCTTAAATCTGTTCACGCTATTGATAAGGCTGCAGTTCGAGTTTGTAAATACTTCGACAAGAATGTCAACAGAGTGACTACAACTCTTGGATGGGAGCAGGAATACTTCCTGATTGACAGCGCTCTTTACAATGCTCGTCCTGATATTCAGTTTACGGGTAGAGCTCTATTCGGGCATAACCCGGCAAAAGGACAACAGCTGGATGATCATTACTTCGGAACCATTCCTGAAAGGGTTCACGCTTTCATGCGCGACTTTGAAATGGAGTCTCATCTGCTGGGAATACCCGTTACCACAAGGCACAATGAGGTGGCTCCAAACCAGTTTGAGGCAGCGCCAATGTTCGAGGAGGTAAACCTTTCAAATGACCACAACCTTCTGTTTATGGATATTCTGGAGAAGGTGGCTCGCAAGCACAACTTTAGAGTACTTCTTCACGAAAAGCCGTTTGCAGGTCTAAATGGTAGTGGCAAGCATAACAACTGGAGTTTGGCAACAGATACCGGTGTTAATCTTCTTGCACCTGGCAAGAATCCAAAGTCGAACATGCAGTTTTTGACTTTTTTCATCAATACCATTAAAGCGATTGCAGATAATGCGGACGTATTGAGGGCTACAATTGCTACAGCCGGAAATGAACACCGCCTTGGTGCCAATGAAGCTCCGCCTGCGATTATCTCGGTTTTCATTGGCTCGCAATTGACGCGTCTTCTCGATGATCTTGAGAAGAGCATCAAAGCAGGGAAAATGACGCCCGATGACAAGACTCAGTTGAAATTGAACATTGGAAAAATTCCCGAGATACTTCTTGACAATACTGACCGTAACCGTACATCACCTTTTGCCTTTACAGGGAATAAATTCGAATTCCGAGCAGTGGGGTCAACCGCCAATTGCGGTGTGCCAATGACTGGATTGAATGCTATTGTTGCAAAGCAATTGGATCTTTTTGCCAATGACGTGGATGCTGCGATTAAAGAAGGAGTTAAGAAAGACGAGGCTATTCTAAAAGAGCTTCAGAAGCTGATTACTGCGTCGAAGAAAATTAGATTCGAAGGCAATGGCTACGGTGAAGAATGGGCAAAAGAGGCCAAGAAGCGCGGATTAGCGAATATCAAAGACGCTCCGAGAGCTCTGATGACTCTTCAAAGTAAAAAGGTAAAGGACTTATACAAAGAATTGGATATCCTTACGGAACGAGAGTTGGACGCACGGGTAGAAATAGAATTGGAGAAGTATCAGATGCAGATTCAAATAGAATCGCGCATGTGCGGGGAAATTGCAAATAATTATATCCTTCCCGCAGCCTTAAGATACCAAAAAATGTTGACTGACAACGTGAAAGGAATCATGGATGTGCTGCCAAAAGCCGCTGCTACGAAGTCTGCTAAAGTTCAGTTGGGACTTATTGAAGAGATATCTGAAAGGGTAGAGGTGATCAAGACATCCATTGATGAAATGATCGAAGAAAGAAAAAAGGCCAATGCCATAACAGATGCTGAAAAGAAAGCTATAGCATATGCCGATAAGGTGAAGCCTTTTATGGATATCATC